The window TGGAGGACCTCCTTCATGGCGGCCTCTTTGTCTGGGTGAGTCAGTGCCGGATCGGGCCAGCCCCAGAAGTCCATCATGAAGATGCCGCCCCAGCCTTCTGCCTGCTCACCGCGACCGTTCTCGACAACGGCACGGACCTTGGCGAAGTCGAGGCGCTCTACAACGACGGCACCGAACTTGAGGGGAGTGCGAGCGACACAGGGCGTGTAGAAGGCTTCGAGCGACTTGACGCGGATATCGGAGAGCATGGGAGTACCTCCGGGAGGGTGCCTGGGCACTCAGGTGCCGTGGCAGGGGTGATCACAAACGACAGGCGACCGCCCGGTGGGCGGTCGCCTGAGAGTGACGAAGGGAGCCCGCTTAGGGCATCGAGGAGCCCTGGTACATGGAGGTCGGCTTGGGGGGCTCGTACTTGTTGGTGTTCTCGGTCAGCATGCGCTGCTCGCCGGTCTGGACGTCGCGGACGAGCAATCCGTGGGTGATGTAGCGGTCGGCACCGCGGGCCTTGCCGAGAAGCCCGGAGTAGACCAGCTTGGTGCCGTCCGGTGACCAGCAGACGCTGCGCAGGTCCTTCGCTTCGGTGTCGAAGTCCTGGGCAACTTCCAGGACCGGGCCGCTCTTGGGGTTCAGGGCGAAGACATGGCGTTCGGCCGGGGCTTGCCCACTCACCAGGACGCCGGTGGGAGACCAGCGGCCGCCGCTAACTGCGAGCGCCTGACCGGCCAGCTTCTTCTCCTGCGCCTGACTGTCATCGGGCTTGCGCAGGACCATGTAGTCGGTGATGACCTGCTGGTAGGAGGGGCCCATGCCCTCCATGCCGGAGCCACCGGAGCCGCCCATGTCCATCATCGTGGTCTCGACCTTGACGACCTTGATGTCGCGGCGCTGCATGAGGATCAGCGGCTCGGTGGGAGACCAGGCAGCGAACTCGACACCCTCGGCGATCTTGCGCTTGCTCGAGCCGTCGGTGGCGAGCATGTAGAGGACCTTCTTGGTGGTGGGCTCAGGTGGCGGCTGGTTCATGCCCTCCATGCCTGACCCTTCCATGCCTGGCTCCATACCCGGCCCCATGTCTGAGCCTTCCATCATGCTCTCCTCGGAGGACCGCATGACGGAGACGGGTGGCGGGACGAGCGCTTCGGCCGCGATCGGTGTCCCGACTGCCATCGTCTCGACGGCGATGGGAACCTCGACGATCACCCAGACGGCGTCACTCTTGTCGGTCCAGCCGGCCTGGATGAACTTCTCGTTATCGCGAACCGCATAGAGCGTGCGAGGCTCGCCGTCCTTGGAGCCAACGAGGACTTCGGTCATGTTGGCGCCGCGGGGCTCGACCAGCATGATCTTCTCCCTGTCGGGAGAGTACTGGAAGAGGTTGGGGTTGCCCACGTGCATGAAGAAGGTGACCTTTTTGGGGTCCTGGCGATCGATGACCCACAGGTCGGGGACGATGGTCTTGGACCCCTGCGGAGCGCGGTTGAAAGCGATCACGCCGCTGCTATCGGGCAACCAGGCCACGGGCTCCATATTGTAGACGAAGACCGGCTTCGTATCGACCGTCGCGTCGGCAGGGACGATCCCCGCCCGGATGTAAGGCAGCTTGCCTGCGTTGGGCGGGACGGTCCGAGTGAAGGCAATCCATTTGCCGTCCGGGGACCAGACCGGGTTGACGTCAGTGAACTGCTGGACAATGCCCACCTTCGCCAGCGCAGCCTCGTATTCCCCATCCTGCTGGGCGAGGACTGCCAGAGGGGCGAGCAGGGCAAGTAGCGCGAGAACTAGGGTTGAGCGCATGGCACATCGCCTCCTGAATCTGCAGGGCGCCGGCTATCCTCTGGGGCCCGCGGGTTGTGGTTGTGGTGGTGTGGGTTTCTTGCTGGTGTCGGGAACCTGTGAGATGCGGACCACGTCGCCGGTATCGATGTCGGTGACGAAGACGCCGTTGCCTGCTTCGTCAACGCCGCCGAAGACCAGACGCTTGCTGTCCGGCGACCAGCAGAAGGGCTTGCTGCCACCCGGAGCGCCGGCGAGATTGGCGGCGACGCGGCGGATGGGTGTGCCGTCGACAGGAGCGACCGAGAGGGAATAGGGTGCCTTGGTGCCCCACATGAAGGCGACGAACTTGCCGTCGGGCGAGGCTTCCATGGCGGTGGCGTAGGCAGAGGTGAGCTTGCGCTGCTCGTTGCCCTGGTCATCGTACAGGTAGACGCCGGTCTGATCGCCGGGCCACAGCGCGACGGGCCAGGGATTGGCACCCGGAGCGGGCTTGATGGAAGCAGCACATAGTTGGCTGTTCGGGACGGAGACAGCGAAGCTGCCGGCTCCGACGCCCCGGACGATGGGTGTGACCTGCCGGTTTGCCTTGCCGATGCCCAGCGCCTGAGCCTGCCCATCCTGGGCAACAACCCAGACGCCCGAGCCGTCGGCAGTGAAGGCGGCAGGACGTGCGAGGTCAAGAGTGGGGCAGAACCCGGAGTTGCGGGTGGAGTCCCTGCGAGCGGGGAAGAAGACGAGCGACTTGCCCTGCTCATAGGGGATCACGAACTGGTCCCCGGCCGGAGAAACGCGGACCCAGTTGAGGATGGCCGGGTACCACCGGGTGCTGTTGGCGCCTGACAGATCCATGCCATAGACACCCCAGGACTGGTACTGACGGGTCCCGAAGCCCTGGAAGGCAACAGCGACACCGACCCGCGAGCGATCCATGATGAGGGCACGACCGGCGGCGACCTTCGTCGGCTGGCCTCCGGTGAGGGGAACGCGGTAGAGACCCTCGAACTGGTAGTAGGGCTGGGCCTGCACCATCCCCTCACTGCCCATGCCGGGATCACCTACCATTCCGGAGCCCTCGCCATACATCGACATTGGCGAGGCAATGGGCACGATCGTCCAATCGTTGCCGGTGGAGGCGCTTACGCGACTGAACAGGACGCTAGTACCATCTGCCGACCAGGAGGGGCTGAGATCGAGCATCCCCGGAGGTGCGGCCTGCATTCCTTCCATGCTCATGTCCTGAGCGAAGGACGGAAGGGCTGCCACTACAGCGACCAACACGAAGAGGTACCACCGCATGGTATGGTCTTCTCTCCCTTCGGAATGTCGGACCCGAGGCTCGCGTGCGTAGCGGGACTAGGTCCACACTGACGACGAACCCGCTGCCTCTTGCGGAGTGCGGTTCTCACCCCGGGCTACAAAGGCCACAAGTGCATTCACTAGTTGAGACGTACCGCCTGCCTTCCAGGTTTCAGGCAGGCGCCAACCTGCGAGGCCACCCTTCGCGTGCGCACACGACGAGGGCGCACCTCAGTATAACAGTTATCCGCAGGATGCAAAACCTCCTTCTCGCTATTTGCGAATGCCTGGAGTCACCTTCCGAGCGCAACTTTCGCGCTGTCATCTGTCCAAGGGGATAGATGGGGATATGCGTTGACAGGCGGATGCTAATCCGCTATTCTTCGCGGCGGGTCGGTCAGGTGGGAGGGAGCCGGCGTGGAAACATGGGAAACACGCTCGTACCTCCTTCTCGCACTGACGTCGCCATCCGTCATTTGAAGGAGGTTGGGCGTATGAAGAAACTGACACTCGCCGTACTCGTGGGCACCCTCCTGGTTGTCACGAGCATTGCCGGTTACTGCCAGACCGCACGCAGCGTGGGTATGGGCATGACCGGTATCGGCACGGCAGACGACGCGGCAGCATGGCTGTTCAACCCCGCGGGTCTGGCGAGCATGAACGTAAAGCCGCAGGCCGGCAACGACGTGGCCTGGCAGTTCATCGGTGGCGCCGACTACGACGCTGATATGCCGCTGGATGAGGACTTCGTGCATGTCGGTGCCTTCGCCGACAACCAGGGCTTCGGCCTTGGCCGCATCAAACTTAACGACGTTGACGCCACGATCTACGGTGGCGGCTATGGCTTCAAGCTCAACAGCAACTGGAGCCTCGGTGCTAGCCTCCTGCACGGCAAGGTTGGCGGCGGCGTGTTCGTGAAGGCCGCAGACGCGGACTTCGACCAGAGCGAGACGCTGGTTAACGCGGGCGTCATGTACCAGTGGGTTCCGAGCTGGAGCGCCGGTAAGGCTGCCAAGCTGTCCGTCCTGTGCTTCGACACCTTCGACACGCTGCAGACCCTGTGGAATGCCGGCTTCTCCACCTACGTCGGCTCCAAGCTGCTCGTCGATGTCGACTGCCTAGACCTGCGCGACAAGACCGCTGCCAGCTTCGACAAGAGCGGTCGCATGTTCAACTATGGTGCCGAGTACCAGTTCAACGACTGGCTGACCCTCCGCGCCGGTTCTCAGGATGGCGACTTCGGCTTCGGCGGCGGCTTCAACATCGCCGGCTGGAAGATCGATGCGGGTCACATCAAGCTCGAGAGCAACGGCTACGACGCTTCGCAGACCCTGATCTCCCTGACCAAGGACTTCTAGGTCGCGTCGCGGGCTTGTCCCGCACCTGGTTCGCACAAAGATCGAGGGGCTGTCCATCTGGACAGCCCCTCGTTTTGTTCTCGGCAGATTGCCGCGCCCTCCGTGAGGGAGTTGTTAGTACCCACACGCCTTTGTCCACGTGCCTACGAGAGTTTCCGCCCTGCGCACAGACCGCTAAGGGCGTGTCGCCTCGGCGGTCACCAACAGGGCTCTGAGGGTGAGGCCGGCGTACCTCACCCCCGTCTCGCTCTCGCACGACTCCCCCACTCCCCGCGTGGAGTGGGGGCTTGGGGGGTGAGGTGCCGTTGCGGGCGCCGCGCTAGATCCGCACCTGGCGCGTGGACCCTTCGGAGCAGCTAGATCTTCCAGTACTCGTTGACCGGATCCTGGTAGGCTGAGACCTTGCCGTCGAAGACATCCTGGACACTGACGGTCGCGCCGCCGGCGTGCGAGGATTCGTAGAGCGCCAGGCACAACGACTTGGTCAGCTTGGTGGTCTGCGCGTCGATCTCGGGCTTGCGGCGGCTGAGCACCGAGTCGATGAAGTCCCAGCACTCCAGGGACACGTCGTTGGTTACGCCGTAGGGGAACAGCCTCGCGTAATCCTCCTTGCTGAGCTGGGCCTTGTACTCCGCCTCGATCTCTTCGTAGGTCTTCTTCGAGCCGTCAGCCATCGTCAGGTCGGCGCCGTTTTGGAAGGTGTGCATCCAGCCGCCTCGGTCCCGCGCACTGCCCTCCGAGCCATACAGAATCTGCGCTGCGACGCCCTCGCCAACCGCTGAGAAGGACCATGACCAGTTGCACAGGAGTCCGCTCTTGAAGCGGATCGTCGACATCCAGGAATCCTCGACATCCATGGGCTTGCGGCCGAGCTCCGGCGAGTCGATCATGACCTCCTGGAAGGTGCCCAACCACGCGCTGACTGTGTCCACCTCGCCGAAGAGGAAGTTCATCATGTCGGCGAAGTGCGCGCCGGCGTCGAAGATCATCCCGCCACCGGTGAGGAGCTTGAGACGGCGCCACTGTGACGCGTAGTTGCCGGCGTCGGCATTGAAGTCGCGGTTCGAGAAACCGATGACGGACAGGAAGCGCAGGTCGCCGATCATGTGAGCTTCGTTCACGGCCCAGTTCATGGCCCGGGCCTTGATGCCGCGACGCACCTGCTCGGCGACGGCGACGAACCGGTTGGCCTTGCGGGCTGCCTCGAGGATGCGGTTGCTTGCCTTGATGGTGATGCCGCAGGGCTTCTCGACCATCACATCGAGTCCTGCTTCGAGACAGGGGATGGCAGCAGTGTGGTGGAAGGCGTGCGGAGTGCACAGGTCGGCGGCGATGATGCCCTCCGCAGCGGCACCGGCAGCGAGGTCTTCGGCGGTGTTGAACAGCTTCGGCTCCCAGCCGAACATCTCCTTGACCTTGGCGGCGAAGGCGTCCCGGCGCTCCGGGTAGGGCTCACACAGGCCGGCGATCTCGAACTTGTCGAAGCCGGCGTCGAGCATGGTCTTGTAGCCGTTGAGATGCGCGCCGGCGATGCCGCCGGTGCCCACGATCGCGATCCGAGCCTTGCTGGCGTCTGACATGATGGAGTGCCTTTCTGAGTTAGGGTGCAGCGGCCGTGTACGTGCGGCGCCTCCGAAGAAGCGGTCGGGTCTCGCGGGTCTAGCGAATACGCGACTCGGTGTCCCACATATCAGCGTTCGCGCCGAGCTTGTCTTTGACGGGCCTGGTGGCGTCGCTGAGGCGGGCCAGAATCTGGGGGTCGAGGCTAAGGTCGGCGGCGCAGGCGTTCTGGCGTGCCTGGTCGGCGTTGCGCATTCCGGAGATGACGGTGGTGACAGCCGGTTGAGCCAGCAGCCAGGCGAGAGCGACGTCGGCCATGGGCTCGCCGAGTTCACTACAGACAGCAGAGATCTTGGCGATGGCCGCGAAGGTCTCCTCCTCGGCGCCCTCCTCGGTGTGGCGTGACTGCGGGCGAGTCGCAGCGAAGTGCCGGGTGCGAGCGCGACCCTCCGGCACCTGGTCGGCGTGGGTGAACTTGCCGGTGAGCAGTCCCTGCATGAGCGGGCTGTAGCAGATGATGCCGATTCCGTGCTCCACGCACAGGGGCTGGATCTCGTACTCGACGGCGCGGAACAGCAGGTTGTAGCACAGTTGGTTCGAGACAGGAGTGCCCGAGGCCATCAACTCGGTGAGGTCTTGTGGGCCGAAGTTGGAGACGCCGAGCTCACGGATCTTGCCCTCGCGCTGCAGCGCCAGGAGGGTATCCCAGGTCTCGGTGAAGGTGACTTCGCGGCAGGGCCAGTGGAGCTGGTACAGGTCGAGGTAGTCTGTCTGGAGGCGACGCAGGCTGTCTTCGCAGGACTTGCGGAGGCTGGCCGGAGTGTGATGAGTCGGGAGAGCCTTCGAGGCGAGAATCACCTGGTCGCGCATGCCCTTGAAGAACTCGCCGAGGATCTGCTCGGAGAAGCCATCACCGTAAGCCTCGGCCGTGTCGAAGAAGTTCACGCCGGACTCGAGAGCGGCCCTGATTGCCTGGTGGGTGTCGGCCTCATCCTGAGGACCCCAGGTGGAGTCGCCGACGATGGCCCAGCAGCCCATGCCGACGGCTGAGACCTCAAGATCGGAATTGCCCAGTTTGCGGTACTGCATCGGACTCCCTTTCTTTGCTAGGAGGAGGTCGTCCTGGAGGAGATACGCCTCCGGGAAGAGGCTCCCCGGGGTACGCGGCAAGTTAGGAGCCTTGCCGATGGGTCCACGGCGCTAATGGTATAACTGAACCGGCAAAGAGAGTCCAGAGGGGGAGGTTGTGGCAGCCCGGTCGCGCACAACCGGGCAGGTCTGATCGAGGCGAAGGGGGAAACAACCCCAACCAGGCGGGTGTGCGACACGACAATACAGGGAGTCTTCCTATGGATACCGTAATGCAGTCTCAGCGTGAAGTGCCTGTGATCGCCGATGTAGATGTGTGCGTGATCGGCGGCGGCCCCGGCGGGTTGCCCGCTGCCCTCGCAGCCGCACGGCAGGGCGCTGATACGATGGTCGTCGAGATGCAGGGCTTCTTCGGTGGCATGGCGACGGCGGGGCAGGTCGGCCCGATCCTCGGTCACACGGGCTCGAGAGCTCACAACCCGACGATTGCCGGCATCGCGCAGGAGATCTGCGAGCGCATGGCGGCCATCGGGGAGGCGACTCCGTGGGAGGAAGCCGTCAAGCAGTGGGGCATCTCCTTCAACACCGAGGGGCTCAAGGTCATCGCCGACCGGATGATCCAGGAGGCCGGAGTGAAGACGATGCTGCACACCTTCTTCGTGGACAGCGTCGTCGAGTCGGGCCGGATGACCCATGCCCTGGTCGCGAGCAAGTCCGGCCTTCAGGCAATCCGCGCCAAGGTCTTCGTCGATGCCACAGGTGATGCCGATGTCGCCTTTCGTGCCGGCTGCGAGTGCACCCACGGACGCCCGGCTGATGGGAAGCCCATGGCTATGGGCAGCATGTTCCGCATCGGCGGAACGGAGACGCTGACGCCTGAAGTCCGGAAAGCCTGCATGGAGAAGACGCGCGAAGCGGTGCAGGCAGGACTGAACATGTACAACGCCGGCATGGGCGGTCATGGCTCGACGATTCGGGCCGGTGAGGCATCGGTCAACATGACGCGGTACGGGGGAGACTCGGCGAAGGTGGCCGACCTCACCGAGGGCGAGTTCGTGACCCGCGACCTGGCCTGGAAGGTGCTGGAGGTATGGCGGTCCGTGCCCGGCGCCGAGGGGCTGTACATGATCTCGACGCCGCCGCATGTGGGAGTGCGCGAGTCGCGGCAGATCGTCGGCGACTTCCGCCTGACCGGCGCCGACGTCGTCGAGGGCCGCAAGTACGACGACAGCGTGGCCCGCTGCAGCTACTGGATCGACATCCACTGCCCGCGAGGGATGGTCTCCGGCGGCCAGGTACACCTGTGCAAGAAGTCCTGCCCGCAGTCGGACTGCTACATGCTCACCGAGCACCTCGAGGAGCTGCCTGAGGAGCTGTACCCGCCCGACGGCGACTGGTGCAGCATCCCCTACGGAACGCTGGTGCCGAAGGGCATCGAGGGCATCCTGGTCTCCGGACGCTGCATCTCCGCCGACTACCAGGCCATGGCTGCCAGTCGTGTGATGGGTCCGTGCCTGGCGATTGGCGAGGCTGCGGGAACTGCTGCGGGAATCGCCGTCAAGGCCGGAGTGACGCCGCGCGAGGTCGACGTGCAGGCCCTGCGCAAGACTCTCACCGACAACGGGGCGCTTGTGTAGCACGCCCTGGATACACCGAGGAACAAGAAGGGGGCCGAGGAGTCGCAAGGACTCATCTCGGCCCCCTTTCGATTCAGGTTGGCAGTGGTGCTAGAGCTCGACGCCGTCGGGGTAGAGGCTGCGGAACTCGTCGGCGATCCGGTCGCCGGTGGAGATCCCGAGGCGACTGGCACCGGCGCGGATCATGGCCAGCGCTGCCGCTGCGTCGCGGATCCCGCCGGCAGCCTTGATGTGCACAGCGGTTCCCGCGGTCGCCTCGCGCATGAGCGCCACATCCTCGACGGTTGCGCCGCCCGTCGCCAGGCCGGTGGAGGTCTTCGCGAACTGGGCTCCCCCTTCGGCTACCAGGCGGCAGCCGATGCGCTTCTGTTCGTCGGTGAGGTAGCAGTTCTCCAGGATGACCTTGACCGGATGCCCCTGGGCCTGGCGGACTACTCCCGCAATGTCGGCGCGAACCGCCGCTTCCTTGCCGCTTCGCAGCAGCCCGATGTTGATGACCATGTCCAGCTCGTCGGCGCCGTCGGCGATGGCGGCATGGGCCTCGGCACACTTCGCCTCGGAGGAGGCCGTTCCGAAGGGAAAGCCGACGGTGGCGCCGACCAGGACACCCGAGCCTTCGAGCAGCCTGTTCAGCGCCGCCACGTGACAGCTATTGACGCAGGCGAGCTTGAACTGGTAGGCGAGACACTTCTCGGCGAAGGCCGCCAGGTCGTCGAGAGTGACGTCGGGCTTGAGCAACGCCTGGTCGATCATCCGCACAAACTGAGTGCTGTCGATCCGCACGGTTGGTACACCTCAGTCTTTCAGGCCCCGAAGGCGCTTTGGCAGTCCCTGCTCGTGCATCGAGGCCAGCAGGGCCAGCGTCTGGGTGTGCAGGGTCGCCCGATCGGTCCGCGCCAGGGCCAGCGCCTCGTCGGCGACTTCCGGCGTTAGGGGCTTCGCCCGCGAGGCCCCCAGGACGCCGATCAGCACATCACAGTCATGCACCAGGCCCATCACTTCCTGCAGGTCGGCAATCGGTTCGTAAGCCTCGCGCACCCTCTTGCCGAAGAGATCGAGGAACACCTCCAGGGCGTATTTGAGCTTCTTGACGGCGATCCGCATCCGGTGGAACTCGCGGAGCTTCGTGGGCTCGCAGGCTTCCTTCTCCAGCGCAAAGGCCTTCTTAGCCCTGGAGGCCACGGCTTCACGACCGAGCTTGACCAGCGGCATCTCCCAGACGGGGGCATGGGCCTCGGCGCGGTCATGCACAAGCCGGTCGAAGTCGGCGCTCAGGAAGGGCAAGGTGGCGTTCAGGGTCGCTGCGAGGTTTCCGTCCTTGTCACGGCGGTCCGCCGCGAGCTTCTCCATCAGGGGCTGCAGGCCCTCTGCCAGGCCATCGCGACGACCGGCCAAGCCTTGCAGTTGCAGGCCGAGTACGTCCAACTCACGGCCCACACCCAGGGCGTCATTCAGACGTTCCAGGTGCTCCAGATGCCGGTCAAGGCGCTGTTTGCCGAAAGCCGGGCGGAACAGACGAGCCGCCTCTCGCAATCGCTTCGTTGCCACGCGCATGTCATGAAGGCCGTCAACGTCGCCTGCTCTGACCTCGGCTTCGTAGCTGAGCACAGCCTGGGCTTTGGGTAGCAGAACCGCCGACATGGCCTGGCCAACGGGGGTGTCAGGTGTGACGCCCTCCAGGGCCTGGGGCTTCGCCATCCGTCTCGTTCCTCACAGTCCGCAACGTCCTGGGGCTGGGGCTACACGTGTCACTATCTTCGCCTCGCCGGGGGCGAGTCCTGCATGGTGGCTGTTAAGGGAGGGGAGTGGGTGAGGGTCCTCGCCTCGCCAGGGCCAGCAACACTACACCCGCCAGCGCCAGGTTGCTGACAACCTGCGCTGTCGTCTGAACGCCCAGGCAGGGGATGAGCACCAGGCCGCCGAGGAGGGCGCCGATTGCGCCGCCGAGCAGATCCCAGGCATACACTCGTGCAGCCGCCTCCGAGGTGCCCCCAAAGGAAGTCGCCAGAGCCACGGTGAGCGGGTACAGCAGGCCGATCAGTAGGCCACCCAGGGCGGCGAGGAGCCCCAGCACCGTCGGGATCACTGCCGGAGTGGACTGCAGCGCCGTCGTGATCGGCGCGAACAAGTAGGCCAGAGCGCAGGCCGCAGATCCCAGGGCCGGTGCAGCCCAACCGGCCCGCGACAGCAGACCACGACGCCCGCCGAGCCATCCTCCCAGCGCAAGACCCCCCATGTTCAGCGCGGTCAGAATCCCGATCTGGTGATACAGGTACCCGGCGAGAGCCTGGAAGGCCAGCATCACCGCCAACTGCAGCCCCATCGCCAGACAGCCGAAGGCGGCGGCGAAGAGTCCCACTGAGAGTCGACCGACCGGTGCCATGCCTCTCCCGAGAAGTCCGGCAACCAGCGCTCCAAGAATCAGCCACAAGCTGCCCTTCGCCGCGC is drawn from Armatimonadia bacterium and contains these coding sequences:
- a CDS encoding Gfo/Idh/MocA family oxidoreductase; translation: MSDASKARIAIVGTGGIAGAHLNGYKTMLDAGFDKFEIAGLCEPYPERRDAFAAKVKEMFGWEPKLFNTAEDLAAGAAAEGIIAADLCTPHAFHHTAAIPCLEAGLDVMVEKPCGITIKASNRILEAARKANRFVAVAEQVRRGIKARAMNWAVNEAHMIGDLRFLSVIGFSNRDFNADAGNYASQWRRLKLLTGGGMIFDAGAHFADMMNFLFGEVDTVSAWLGTFQEVMIDSPELGRKPMDVEDSWMSTIRFKSGLLCNWSWSFSAVGEGVAAQILYGSEGSARDRGGWMHTFQNGADLTMADGSKKTYEEIEAEYKAQLSKEDYARLFPYGVTNDVSLECWDFIDSVLSRRKPEIDAQTTKLTKSLCLALYESSHAGGATVSVQDVFDGKVSAYQDPVNEYWKI
- the deoC gene encoding deoxyribose-phosphate aldolase, which codes for MRIDSTQFVRMIDQALLKPDVTLDDLAAFAEKCLAYQFKLACVNSCHVAALNRLLEGSGVLVGATVGFPFGTASSEAKCAEAHAAIADGADELDMVINIGLLRSGKEAAVRADIAGVVRQAQGHPVKVILENCYLTDEQKRIGCRLVAEGGAQFAKTSTGLATGGATVEDVALMREATAGTAVHIKAAGGIRDAAAALAMIRAGASRLGISTGDRIADEFRSLYPDGVEL
- a CDS encoding CHAD domain-containing protein, giving the protein MAKPQALEGVTPDTPVGQAMSAVLLPKAQAVLSYEAEVRAGDVDGLHDMRVATKRLREAARLFRPAFGKQRLDRHLEHLERLNDALGVGRELDVLGLQLQGLAGRRDGLAEGLQPLMEKLAADRRDKDGNLAATLNATLPFLSADFDRLVHDRAEAHAPVWEMPLVKLGREAVASRAKKAFALEKEACEPTKLREFHRMRIAVKKLKYALEVFLDLFGKRVREAYEPIADLQEVMGLVHDCDVLIGVLGASRAKPLTPEVADEALALARTDRATLHTQTLALLASMHEQGLPKRLRGLKD
- a CDS encoding FAD-dependent oxidoreductase, with the protein product MDTVMQSQREVPVIADVDVCVIGGGPGGLPAALAAARQGADTMVVEMQGFFGGMATAGQVGPILGHTGSRAHNPTIAGIAQEICERMAAIGEATPWEEAVKQWGISFNTEGLKVIADRMIQEAGVKTMLHTFFVDSVVESGRMTHALVASKSGLQAIRAKVFVDATGDADVAFRAGCECTHGRPADGKPMAMGSMFRIGGTETLTPEVRKACMEKTREAVQAGLNMYNAGMGGHGSTIRAGEASVNMTRYGGDSAKVADLTEGEFVTRDLAWKVLEVWRSVPGAEGLYMISTPPHVGVRESRQIVGDFRLTGADVVEGRKYDDSVARCSYWIDIHCPRGMVSGGQVHLCKKSCPQSDCYMLTEHLEELPEELYPPDGDWCSIPYGTLVPKGIEGILVSGRCISADYQAMAASRVMGPCLAIGEAAGTAAGIAVKAGVTPREVDVQALRKTLTDNGALV
- a CDS encoding aldo/keto reductase, coding for MQYRKLGNSDLEVSAVGMGCWAIVGDSTWGPQDEADTHQAIRAALESGVNFFDTAEAYGDGFSEQILGEFFKGMRDQVILASKALPTHHTPASLRKSCEDSLRRLQTDYLDLYQLHWPCREVTFTETWDTLLALQREGKIRELGVSNFGPQDLTELMASGTPVSNQLCYNLLFRAVEYEIQPLCVEHGIGIICYSPLMQGLLTGKFTHADQVPEGRARTRHFAATRPQSRHTEEGAEEETFAAIAKISAVCSELGEPMADVALAWLLAQPAVTTVISGMRNADQARQNACAADLSLDPQILARLSDATRPVKDKLGANADMWDTESRIR